From a region of the Paenibacillus lutimineralis genome:
- a CDS encoding non-ribosomal peptide synthetase, giving the protein MKLLHSPITLHGLFEEQVERRPEHPAIRYNGMSMTYVELNHRANLLAYELIRRGIQPQDHVAVIVSRRFELIIALLAVLKSGAAYVPIEPGYPLERKNYILDHSSAFAVITEDQERLDVPVQIVLETNLPTVSMNQPNPDIHVDEHSLAYIMYTSGSTGLPKGVMIEQGPAVNLIRWVNRELSIGSADKVLFLTSVCFDLSVYDIFGMLAAGGTVVLCPEEQVSDPGQLRRLLIEEGVTFWNSVPTTLLYLIRYLAEFDPDCRLPMLRHLFVSGDWIPLELARSCRSRFPHASLTALGGATEATVWSIYYTVDEVSSEWNSIPYGKPIDGNLFYILDEMGSPVAPGNTGEMFIGGIGLARGYLKEPHKTSKSFLPDPFQKQGRMYRTGDLGRLMEDGNIEFLGRIDDQVKIRGYRVEIKEVEKRLLECPGVKDAAVTARSHEHGGQYLCAYLTLSHPLELYTLKQRLSSQLPTYMLPSIFIRLDALPLNANGKVDKKQLPAPSPVMLMIDSGSEPCATPLELILQKLWEKVLPIQGIGAEQDFMEIGGSSIEAVALHSELLRYGFSISFEELAAHSTIRTQASLLEKKTTPVASVRNESIAASGEETDVVKPRPFNSFFYKSCLYNSLFPVLEMFGREPNSLFCGEVFAYAWKGEPEECIISTVPMVNESPEEALHRLHLKADFKHLPNGDDLLKQLDYGLARRRLFIVWLDSFYQPDRRDAFRKRHIPHTLLVYGHDAVSGRYLILEHSHEQALNYKERSITASDLLNSCLGYKEHLQSLADGYTWIEFPAWQDAYEYDLAADRARMAALFAEYGPAVIRGLDTLAEFKALYAARSWTDYVAFAQRLLPGVTAIIDSKRAEIYRLVRLFPGSRMIASAESVLESWLEIRGDLIRGAKGLPLSPEQQAIHLLLLEGIRSQERELAETLCGGIGHRINFEEEAYP; this is encoded by the coding sequence GTGAAGCTGTTGCACTCTCCCATAACTTTGCATGGGTTGTTTGAAGAGCAGGTGGAGCGTCGGCCCGAACATCCGGCGATACGCTATAACGGAATGTCCATGACTTACGTGGAACTGAACCACCGGGCCAATCTTCTGGCATATGAATTGATCCGCCGTGGGATTCAGCCGCAAGACCATGTGGCGGTGATTGTAAGCCGCAGGTTTGAACTGATCATCGCCCTCCTGGCAGTATTGAAGAGCGGAGCCGCTTACGTGCCAATTGAACCGGGTTATCCGCTTGAACGCAAGAATTACATCCTTGACCATTCCAGCGCATTTGCGGTCATTACAGAAGATCAGGAAAGGCTGGATGTCCCTGTTCAAATTGTACTGGAGACTAATCTGCCGACGGTTTCCATGAATCAGCCTAATCCGGATATCCATGTGGATGAGCATAGTCTGGCTTATATCATGTACACCTCTGGATCGACGGGTTTGCCTAAGGGTGTGATGATCGAGCAGGGTCCCGCCGTCAATCTGATCCGGTGGGTCAACCGCGAACTCAGTATAGGCAGTGCTGATAAAGTGCTGTTTCTTACGTCGGTCTGCTTCGACCTGTCGGTATATGACATCTTTGGCATGCTGGCGGCCGGAGGTACCGTTGTCCTTTGTCCGGAGGAACAGGTCAGCGACCCAGGGCAACTTCGTCGCCTTCTTATTGAGGAAGGGGTTACCTTCTGGAATTCTGTTCCAACCACATTACTCTATCTGATACGATATCTGGCGGAGTTCGATCCGGATTGTAGGCTACCGATGCTGCGACACCTTTTTGTAAGCGGAGACTGGATTCCGCTAGAACTGGCCCGTAGCTGCCGGAGCCGTTTCCCCCATGCAAGTCTGACGGCGCTTGGTGGTGCGACGGAAGCGACCGTCTGGTCGATTTATTATACGGTAGATGAGGTTAGCTCCGAATGGAACAGCATTCCTTACGGGAAGCCGATTGATGGTAACCTATTTTACATATTGGATGAGATGGGGAGTCCTGTTGCCCCTGGAAATACCGGAGAAATGTTCATCGGGGGGATTGGGCTGGCACGTGGCTACTTGAAAGAGCCGCATAAAACCTCAAAATCTTTCCTACCGGATCCTTTCCAGAAGCAGGGCCGGATGTACCGAACCGGCGACCTCGGGCGCCTGATGGAAGATGGAAATATTGAGTTTCTGGGCCGCATTGACGATCAGGTCAAAATACGCGGATACCGTGTGGAGATTAAGGAAGTCGAGAAGCGTCTGCTGGAATGCCCGGGAGTAAAAGATGCGGCTGTTACGGCAAGAAGTCATGAACACGGTGGACAATATTTATGTGCCTACCTGACGTTAAGTCACCCGCTGGAGCTTTACACTCTTAAACAGAGGCTTTCTTCCCAGCTTCCCACTTATATGCTGCCGTCCATTTTTATTCGTCTAGATGCGCTGCCCTTAAATGCGAACGGAAAAGTGGACAAGAAGCAGCTCCCCGCGCCTTCCCCGGTCATGCTGATGATCGACAGTGGCAGCGAGCCCTGTGCGACACCACTAGAGCTTATCCTTCAGAAGCTGTGGGAAAAGGTTCTCCCGATTCAAGGCATTGGAGCGGAGCAGGATTTCATGGAAATCGGCGGAAGCTCAATTGAGGCGGTGGCTCTACACAGCGAGTTGCTACGGTACGGTTTTTCGATTTCTTTTGAGGAACTGGCTGCGCATTCAACGATCCGAACCCAGGCATCGCTGCTTGAAAAGAAAACCACCCCCGTGGCCTCCGTCCGGAATGAAAGCATTGCAGCGAGCGGGGAAGAAACGGATGTTGTCAAGCCACGACCTTTCAATTCGTTCTTTTACAAAAGCTGTCTGTACAATTCGCTGTTCCCGGTGCTTGAAATGTTCGGCCGCGAACCCAACTCGCTATTTTGTGGGGAAGTTTTCGCTTATGCCTGGAAGGGTGAGCCGGAAGAGTGCATAATCTCGACTGTACCGATGGTGAACGAGTCACCTGAAGAGGCACTACACAGGTTGCATCTGAAGGCCGATTTCAAGCATCTTCCGAACGGCGACGACTTGCTGAAGCAACTTGACTATGGCCTGGCCCGCAGAAGACTATTCATCGTGTGGTTGGACAGCTTCTATCAGCCGGATCGCCGGGACGCATTCAGAAAGCGTCATATTCCCCATACTTTGCTAGTTTACGGGCATGATGCTGTGAGCGGGAGGTATTTGATTCTGGAGCATAGCCATGAGCAGGCGCTTAATTACAAAGAGCGGAGTATTACCGCCAGCGATTTGCTGAATAGCTGCCTCGGCTACAAGGAGCACTTGCAGAGCCTGGCAGATGGCTATACCTGGATAGAGTTTCCCGCCTGGCAGGATGCTTATGAATATGATTTAGCTGCTGACCGTGCAAGGATGGCAGCCTTATTTGCAGAATATGGGCCTGCAGTGATCCGTGGGCTGGATACTCTGGCGGAATTCAAGGCACTGTACGCCGCCCGGTCATGGACGGATTATGTAGCGTTTGCACAACGGCTGCTTCCAGGCGTGACTGCTATAATCGACAGCAAGCGTGCTGAGATCTATCGGCTGGTGCGCCTCTTTCCGGGCAGCCGGATGATTGCCTCTGCGGAGTCCGTGCTTGAAAGCTGGCTGGAAATTCGCGGCGATCTGATCCGCGGCGCTAAAGGCCTTCCGCTGTCCCCGGAGCAGCAGGCTATCCATCTCCTCTTGCTTGAGGGAATCAGAAGCCAAGAGCGGGAATTGGCGGAAACCCTGTGTGGCGGCATAGGTCATAGGATTAATTTTGAAGAGGAGGCTTATCCATGA
- a CDS encoding coproporphyrinogen-III oxidase family protein → MSHALANRLDFLTRKYNEYNQPMYLSYPVDTHWRQDTPMSEIATSLSVLGSAQVYVHIPFCRTICYYCCCDRVLGGKEEDKELYIDALEKEMELKLSGRASKLVTDNMHWGGGTPAYLSEVQIERLYGSVSRYIEFTPDARIKLEAYPDKRIVTASKLRLLKKLGFNYISFGVQDFDKRVLSAIHRDCDLEETRELIGLAKSMGFIVNVDLCYGLPYQGLGEFERTLQEIVKIAPDKIVAFPYAHYPAVYPLQRKIPLLSLPNPFIVSLLYDMARQYLAADYEELGSDTFIHRNGRETHPSLIPGRRAARDFMGSSEETSHDLLGLGKSAVSKVGGMYYKNVAPLDKYHDLLGKSQLPVEHGRTHALNADDLIREEIILKNLLGGSPIDKAAIRAQFGVDFDVYFSGELALLRSMEKDGLLEGTDTPLITVTELGKHFVRTIAFAFDVYYKSNKMGENSICNDKNKLQ, encoded by the coding sequence ATGAGCCATGCGCTTGCTAACCGGCTGGATTTCTTGACTCGGAAATACAATGAGTACAATCAGCCTATGTACCTAAGCTATCCTGTGGACACCCACTGGAGGCAGGATACACCGATGTCTGAGATCGCTACTAGTTTGTCTGTCCTTGGATCAGCCCAGGTGTACGTCCATATCCCCTTCTGCCGCACCATTTGTTATTACTGTTGCTGCGATCGTGTGCTGGGCGGTAAGGAAGAGGATAAGGAGCTTTATATCGACGCCCTGGAGAAGGAAATGGAGCTAAAGCTTTCTGGACGGGCATCCAAGCTTGTCACAGATAATATGCACTGGGGAGGTGGAACGCCAGCTTATCTCAGTGAGGTGCAGATTGAGCGGCTGTATGGTTCGGTCAGTCGGTACATTGAATTTACCCCGGACGCTCGCATCAAACTGGAGGCCTATCCTGATAAGCGAATTGTTACCGCCTCAAAGCTCCGTCTGCTGAAAAAGCTTGGCTTCAACTACATTAGCTTCGGCGTCCAGGACTTTGACAAAAGAGTGCTTAGTGCCATCCACCGCGACTGTGATTTGGAAGAAACTCGCGAACTGATCGGCCTGGCGAAAAGTATGGGGTTTATCGTTAATGTGGATTTATGCTACGGCCTGCCGTATCAGGGACTTGGGGAGTTTGAGCGAACGTTGCAGGAAATCGTCAAGATTGCCCCTGACAAAATCGTCGCTTTTCCCTACGCCCACTACCCGGCCGTTTACCCGCTCCAGCGAAAAATTCCGCTGTTGAGCTTGCCTAATCCCTTTATTGTCTCGCTTCTTTATGATATGGCACGGCAATACCTTGCCGCCGATTATGAGGAATTGGGATCAGATACATTCATCCACAGAAACGGGCGAGAAACCCATCCCTCCCTGATTCCCGGCCGACGAGCGGCCCGCGACTTCATGGGCTCCTCGGAGGAGACCAGCCATGATCTTCTTGGTCTTGGCAAATCCGCGGTTAGCAAAGTCGGCGGAATGTATTACAAGAATGTGGCTCCGCTGGACAAGTACCATGACCTGCTAGGCAAGTCGCAGCTTCCCGTTGAACATGGAAGGACGCATGCTTTGAATGCGGATGACTTGATACGGGAGGAAATTATTCTGAAAAATCTGCTGGGAGGCTCGCCCATCGACAAAGCCGCCATTCGCGCCCAATTTGGTGTAGATTTTGATGTTTATTTCTCCGGGGAGCTCGCGCTGCTAAGAAGCATGGAGAAGGATGGTCTGTTGGAGGGCACGGATACGCCACTCATTACGGTTACTGAGCTGGGCAAACATTTTGTCCGAACGATCGCTTTTGCTTTTGATGTTTACTACAAATCAAACAAGATGGGAGAAAACAGTATATGCAACGACAAGAACAAGTTACAATGA
- a CDS encoding phosphopantetheine-binding protein produces the protein MQRQEQVTMIVAKLTRIPAGELSLETDIFESRLLTSLGLLDLVSSLEEEFNIIILPEELIHENFASIRTIIDFVDGKLAEAS, from the coding sequence ATGCAACGACAAGAACAAGTTACAATGATCGTAGCGAAGTTGACCCGCATTCCGGCGGGGGAGTTATCGCTTGAGACAGATATCTTTGAATCCAGACTGCTAACCTCTTTGGGGTTGCTGGACCTCGTTTCCAGTCTGGAGGAGGAATTTAATATTATTATTTTGCCCGAGGAACTGATTCACGAGAACTTCGCAAGTATCCGAACGATTATTGACTTTGTCGACGGTAAGCTGGCGGAGGCATCTTAA
- a CDS encoding response regulator transcription factor, protein MFKIMVVEDDIKIRTLMTDILQKYGYEVVEVVDFLQVEKIFEREAPQLVLLDLNLPYYDGFYYCRVFRRKTTVPIIIVSARDEESSQVLSMELGADDYVVKPLNIQVMLAKIMAILRRTYGEYSGKQEPEKEELPIHLDDRNFSISHNGVVEELSKNEYKLLKKLMEKKDTIVTREELLEELWDDVHFVVDNTLTVNVTRVKGKLANLGFHDVIKVKRGVGYIFEFGQTGGSQP, encoded by the coding sequence TTGTTCAAGATCATGGTTGTTGAAGATGATATCAAAATCCGTACCCTGATGACGGACATTTTGCAGAAATACGGCTATGAGGTGGTCGAGGTTGTGGATTTCCTCCAGGTCGAGAAAATTTTCGAGCGGGAAGCACCTCAACTGGTGTTACTCGATCTCAATTTGCCCTATTATGATGGATTCTACTATTGCCGGGTATTCCGGCGGAAGACGACGGTGCCAATCATTATCGTGTCCGCCCGGGACGAGGAGTCCAGTCAGGTTCTAAGCATGGAGCTCGGTGCCGATGACTATGTTGTCAAGCCATTGAATATCCAGGTGATGCTGGCCAAAATCATGGCGATTCTGCGTAGGACTTATGGGGAGTATTCCGGAAAGCAGGAGCCTGAGAAGGAAGAACTCCCCATCCATCTGGATGACCGCAATTTCAGCATTTCCCATAACGGAGTGGTGGAGGAACTAAGCAAAAATGAATATAAGCTATTGAAAAAGCTGATGGAGAAGAAGGATACGATTGTGACCCGGGAGGAATTGCTGGAAGAACTGTGGGATGACGTTCACTTCGTGGTGGACAATACATTGACCGTCAATGTGACCCGGGTGAAGGGCAAGCTGGCAAACCTCGGCTTTCATGATGTCATTAAAGTGAAGCGGGGAGTCGGCTACATTTTTGAGTTTGGCCAGACGGGAGGGAGTCAACCATGA
- a CDS encoding sensor histidine kinase: protein MSMKLFWGFLRDHLSFTAVYFISHILVSVYCYFYISSSVQLMYLLGIYFYLYVIFMCFRLVRYVSAHREIQRLADNVEVEEKGFTYGQQAVIALIYRIHRTYQDQIYEIKTQTDNTHKLISQWIHNLKTPLSVIDLILQNHRMNGSPNDMVLQHIEEEKDLILNMLSQMLKFFRLEHFTRDYTPESVNLLDSLRGIINSKRNQYIYNNVYPRVESGDERIMVMTDSKWNAVMLEQIISNAIKYSASKDKTKYIYFRIEQNGDQVMLSIRDEGIGIEKTDLQRVFQPFFTGKNGRTHSQATGIGLYVTSEIARKLGHDLKITSEISVGTEVKISYLSKMKESVT, encoded by the coding sequence ATGAGTATGAAGCTGTTCTGGGGATTTCTGAGGGATCATCTGTCCTTTACGGCGGTTTATTTTATCAGCCATATTCTGGTTAGCGTATACTGCTATTTCTATATCAGCAGCAGCGTACAGCTTATGTATTTGCTAGGTATCTACTTCTATTTGTACGTCATCTTCATGTGCTTCCGACTGGTGCGCTATGTGTCGGCCCACCGGGAAATCCAACGTCTGGCGGATAACGTGGAAGTGGAGGAAAAAGGCTTCACCTACGGGCAGCAGGCTGTCATCGCGCTGATCTACCGGATCCACCGGACGTATCAGGATCAAATTTATGAAATCAAGACGCAGACGGACAATACCCATAAACTCATTTCCCAGTGGATACATAATTTAAAGACACCGCTGTCCGTCATCGACCTTATTTTACAAAACCACAGAATGAATGGTTCGCCTAACGATATGGTGCTGCAGCATATCGAGGAAGAGAAGGATCTGATCCTGAACATGCTGAGTCAGATGCTTAAGTTCTTCCGGTTGGAGCATTTCACCCGTGATTATACACCCGAGTCGGTGAACTTGCTGGATTCGCTGCGTGGTATCATCAACAGCAAACGGAATCAGTATATTTACAATAATGTTTACCCCAGGGTGGAATCTGGGGATGAGCGCATCATGGTCATGACGGACAGCAAATGGAATGCGGTTATGCTGGAGCAAATTATCTCCAACGCGATTAAATACTCCGCCTCCAAGGATAAGACGAAATATATCTATTTTCGGATTGAACAAAACGGTGACCAAGTAATGCTGTCCATCCGAGATGAGGGCATCGGCATTGAAAAAACGGATTTGCAACGCGTGTTCCAACCCTTTTTTACTGGAAAGAATGGAAGAACCCACAGCCAAGCCACGGGCATAGGCCTCTATGTCACCTCGGAAATCGCCAGGAAGCTGGGGCATGATCTGAAGATCACATCCGAAATCAGCGTCGGCACCGAGGTGAAGATTTCGTATCTTTCAAAAATGAAAGAAAGCGTAACGTAA
- a CDS encoding ABC transporter ATP-binding protein gives MSVLEVREVKKVYGVQNGDNTTVALDSISFNVEEGDFIGIMGPSGSGKTTLLNILSGIGKPSYGEVYISGKNITSLDKNEMALFRRKHLGFVFQEFNLMDSLTLKENVMLPMILDKRDKEEMEAKSEELMRLFDIDHIGSKYPFNISGGQQQRVAVSRALINDPDIIFADEPTGNLDSKSSNAVMRCIEKMNQERNSTILMVTHDAFAASFCKKIIFIKDGAICMEIVSTGVRKEFFDQILDCLAVIGGERNDV, from the coding sequence GTGAGCGTATTGGAAGTCAGAGAGGTTAAGAAGGTATACGGCGTACAGAACGGGGACAACACGACAGTCGCACTGGATTCAATCAGCTTTAATGTCGAAGAGGGGGATTTCATCGGTATCATGGGTCCATCCGGCAGCGGAAAGACCACCCTGCTCAATATATTGAGCGGCATCGGCAAACCGAGTTACGGCGAGGTATACATTTCGGGCAAGAACATCACCTCCCTGGACAAAAATGAGATGGCACTCTTCCGCAGGAAGCATCTGGGCTTCGTGTTCCAGGAATTCAATCTTATGGATAGCTTAACCCTTAAGGAAAACGTCATGCTGCCAATGATCCTCGACAAGCGGGACAAGGAAGAAATGGAAGCTAAGAGCGAAGAATTAATGCGTCTTTTCGATATCGACCATATCGGAAGCAAATATCCTTTCAATATATCGGGCGGCCAGCAGCAGCGGGTGGCGGTTAGTCGGGCGCTGATCAATGACCCAGACATTATTTTTGCAGATGAGCCAACGGGAAACCTGGATTCCAAATCCTCAAATGCTGTCATGAGGTGCATTGAGAAAATGAATCAGGAGCGCAATAGCACCATTCTGATGGTTACCCATGATGCCTTCGCCGCTAGCTTCTGCAAGAAAATCATTTTCATCAAAGACGGCGCGATCTGCATGGAGATTGTGAGCACCGGGGTGCGCAAGGAATTCTTCGATCAAATCCTTGACTGCCTGGCCGTCATCGGAGGGGAACGCAATGACGTTTAG
- a CDS encoding ABC transporter permease: MTFRDVTIKNFKRNVRNFFSYFICSAFAITIFFLYAALLFNTSVREAATEDVIKIVLMLSLAALTLFSVFFINYAHSSFIKSRSKEFAIFMSLGMHKNDLQKIILLENLIISVSSMIVGILTGSIFSRLFQNVAINLLDLQGVSYSLSAASFIVTAVVFTVIFAVSQMISSVKVGKLEIADLMKDSRKTDNKAKKHAGKLGLLGVVLVLASFVLLVIISNHESLNTNPFMIITYILMSFIGIYMVISHLGNTLIGFLKNKKFYYHHILSITEINHKFNQNKRIMFILSILSGMTIFLVASPFSLLQLSESIAERNKHDIEFVSVAGVHAIPANELEGLLKQAPDPLKNIKETSFLNLKMNLEGSKYDILKTKPIVSQDMYNALTGENVQVGAGEALNIITAWEPGSHGIEQGVDIEFTDGQQTFNYKIASSYHGDWFASAGSYPTSSGIVVSNQDYADMQVKVNSAAVGTHYGIDFESWKGTDDVVLMLKDTLNAMDKDGSGQLFQVASKVDAYKELKKNYSLFVFVTTLIGVLFFVAGGMVLYFKQYTEMGNATVFFRKLHKIGISDKEIRGVVSAELLITFFVPLLLGSVFGYCFIYLITHVMSGSDIIGEFMTNTTIVVAIYFVFQLSFYLITKRKYSREVVRKLTSAA; encoded by the coding sequence ATGACGTTTAGAGACGTTACGATAAAGAATTTCAAGCGAAATGTCCGCAACTTCTTCTCCTATTTTATTTGTAGCGCCTTTGCGATCACGATCTTTTTCCTGTATGCAGCCTTGCTGTTTAATACCAGCGTACGCGAAGCGGCGACGGAAGATGTGATCAAGATCGTGCTGATGCTGAGTTTGGCCGCATTGACGCTGTTCTCGGTATTCTTCATCAATTATGCGCATTCTTCGTTTATCAAGTCCAGGAGCAAGGAATTCGCCATCTTCATGTCTCTGGGTATGCACAAGAACGATCTTCAGAAGATTATTTTGCTAGAGAATTTGATTATCAGTGTATCTTCAATGATTGTGGGCATTTTGACCGGCTCGATTTTCTCCAGATTATTTCAGAATGTTGCTATTAATTTGCTTGATCTACAAGGAGTTTCCTACTCCCTCAGTGCTGCCAGCTTCATCGTCACGGCTGTCGTCTTTACGGTCATTTTCGCTGTTTCCCAGATGATCTCTAGCGTGAAGGTTGGAAAGCTGGAGATTGCCGATTTGATGAAGGATTCCCGCAAGACCGACAACAAAGCCAAGAAGCATGCGGGCAAGCTGGGCCTCTTGGGCGTGGTGCTGGTGCTGGCCTCGTTCGTCTTGCTGGTGATCATCTCAAATCATGAGAGTCTGAACACGAATCCGTTTATGATCATCACCTACATTCTGATGAGCTTTATAGGCATTTATATGGTCATTTCTCATCTCGGCAATACGCTAATCGGATTTCTAAAGAACAAGAAGTTCTACTACCACCACATCCTGTCAATTACTGAAATCAATCATAAATTCAATCAAAACAAACGTATCATGTTCATTCTGAGCATTCTTAGCGGCATGACCATCTTTCTTGTGGCTTCGCCATTCTCGTTGTTGCAATTATCGGAAAGCATCGCCGAACGCAACAAGCACGATATTGAGTTCGTATCGGTGGCTGGCGTGCACGCCATTCCGGCAAATGAGCTCGAAGGACTACTGAAGCAGGCTCCCGATCCGCTCAAGAATATTAAGGAAACGTCATTCCTGAACCTGAAAATGAATTTGGAAGGCAGCAAGTACGATATATTGAAGACGAAGCCGATTGTCTCTCAGGACATGTATAATGCATTGACCGGGGAGAACGTGCAGGTCGGGGCTGGAGAAGCGCTAAACATCATTACGGCATGGGAGCCAGGCTCGCATGGTATCGAACAAGGCGTGGACATTGAGTTTACCGACGGGCAGCAGACCTTCAATTACAAAATTGCCTCCTCCTATCACGGCGACTGGTTTGCAAGCGCTGGTTCGTATCCGACCAGTTCCGGCATTGTCGTAAGCAACCAGGACTATGCGGATATGCAGGTCAAGGTGAATTCCGCGGCGGTCGGTACCCATTACGGCATAGATTTCGAGTCTTGGAAAGGCACAGATGACGTCGTGTTGATGCTGAAGGATACACTGAATGCTATGGATAAGGACGGTAGCGGCCAATTGTTCCAGGTCGCTTCCAAAGTAGATGCCTACAAGGAATTAAAGAAAAATTACTCGCTGTTTGTCTTTGTGACCACATTGATCGGTGTGCTTTTCTTCGTTGCCGGAGGCATGGTGCTGTACTTCAAGCAATATACCGAGATGGGCAATGCTACCGTTTTTTTTCGCAAGCTGCATAAGATCGGCATAAGCGACAAGGAGATTCGCGGCGTTGTGTCTGCAGAGCTGTTGATCACCTTCTTCGTTCCGCTACTGCTGGGCAGCGTATTCGGCTATTGCTTCATCTATCTGATCACCCATGTCATGAGCGGCTCCGATATCATAGGCGAGTTTATGACCAACACAACGATTGTGGTGGCAATCTATTTCGTCTTCCAGCTCAGCTTCTACCTCATTACCAAGCGTAAATACAGCCGGGAAGTGGTTCGCAAATTGACAAGTGCTGCATGA